The DNA segment GAGGCACCTCCCCAGAGTCGTTGATCGAAGGGATTGCGCCAAAGCCAAAAGCGATAGATTTACGTGTAATTTCGATATACATAGTTAGGTTTCCTTTAGTGAGATATTGAAAGTTGATTAATGCGTTGTATCAGTTGGGCCAAGGTCTTTGGTTAGTACCGTGGTGAAAGCCTCCAGCCCCTTACCATCCCGCCGCCATTCAACGGTATAAACTACTGCCGCATGGGGAGGGATGTCTTTAAGTTTGGCGTCGGCAGAGTCGCGGTAGTCAGTACCCAGATAATGCCAACCATCATCGAGAAAATGCCTAGATGTTGTCATAATGCCTCCTCAGCCGAGCCTTAACGCCAAGTCGCTGGCCTTGAGGTGGGTGTATCGTTTGAGCATGGATAAGGTCTTATGCCCGGTAATGGCTGAGACCTCCATCGTGTTGAGCCCCTTCTCGAATAACCTGGAGGTGGCCTCATGGCGTAAGTCGTGAAACCGTAGGTCTTTGAGGTTGGCCCGCTTACAGGCACGGCTGAAGGCTTGGGACACTGAGTCGGGCTTGGTGGTGAATACCGGCCCTTCAGTTTTAACGCCTACACTGTTGAGCACCTCCAAGGCTCTGGAGGATAACGGTACCTCCCGAGAATCACCGTTCTTGGTATCCGGGAGGAGTACAACACGCTTGGCGGTGTCGACATTCTCCCAGGTCATACCCAGGAGCTCAGATCGACGCATGCCGGTTTCGACGGCAAGCTGGACTATCTGGTGAACTTCTTGGGTGTACTCCAGGGCTTGGATAAGTTTACGGAGTTCTTCCGGGGTGAGCCTTCTGGTTCTGCCGTTCGGTAACTTAGGGAGCTTGATGAGCTTGATGGGATTAGCTAGCGACTCAAAACCCCACTCAGTCCGGGCGATGCTGTACACGTTGGAAATAACGGCCAAGTCTAGGCGTACAGTATTGGGGGAGAGCTCCTTACCTAACCGCTCATCGCGCCACTTGGCAAAGTCACTGCTTTTAATTTCTGCTAGAGGCTTATTCGCGATGGGCGAATTTATCCAGCTTTTTACCCGGTGGCCCTCATGGATAGCACCTTTCTTTTTTGGTGTGATTAATTCCAGATACCGGCAGAGTAAGTCTCTTAGGGTAGTCCCATCGGTTTCAATTGGAGCTGGTGCCGAGTAGTTCCCTCGATCGATCTCCGCTTCAATCTGCCGAGCCCAGGTCTGGGCCTCCGCTTTGGTACCGAAAGACTTGGTTAAGTCTGGGTGTCCTTTGCGCTGTATCCTGGCTTGCCAAGAGCCGGACCCGCGCTTTCGAAATGTAGCCATATGTTCTCCTAAAAAAGGACAGGAGAAGGACAAAAGGCCAACTTTAGGGGCGGTCTAAATGGATAGTTCGTTAGGTTTATATGTGTTATCAGTGGGTTAGATGTAATGGTGAGCGTAGCTCAGTTGGTAGAGCCCCGGATTGTGATTCCGGTTGTCGTGGGTTCGAGCCCCATCGTTCACCCCACCATACTCTTGAAAGTCAAGCCTTCGTTCCAATCCAGTCACCGGCTAATATTTTGCCCGCGCCCTGACTGAACTGCTCAGAAAGCCCCCACCTGCCCCACCTAAAACAACCCGTATCCGCAAACGATTTGTTTTCGCCTGCAGTAGCTTCAAGACTCTAAATCCTATCTACCCGGCTTAATGTCAAATGCAATACAAATTCGTTCCTGGTCGGAATTGAATGGAATTGTGCGGTGAAACAACGAGGACGGGAACAACACCAGGTCACCAACTTTTTGGTCGACGATTTGGGTCGGAAAGTCGTCGTGCAGACGCGGGTAGTCATCGCCGTCGGTACCGTATTCGAAACTGCCTTCATGGTTGTTGCATTTGTCCGGTAGTTGCAGGTAGACGCAGCCGCTGATCCAGCCTTCTTCGTGGATGTGCGAGGTCAAATAGCCGCCCTGGTCCATGCGTAAATACCAGGAGCTGGCGAATTCCAGCGTTTTCGGAAACAAGCGAATCAAGGCATCGTCGCTGCCGGCAAAGTGTTGTTGGTAAGCTTTGACCTTGGCGCGGATCAGTGTCGCCAACTGCTGAAACGAGGCTTCCGGTCGCTGCAATAAATTTCCTGCTGACTGCATGCCGTAATACAAACGCCCCTGCTTGCGCTCGGCGATGGCCAAGTGTTTGACGTCATCCAGCAATTGGTTCAGCAAGGCGCTGCCGGGTTCCGTCAGTTCGGCTATCCGGGTGTGCTGAACGAACGCCATCGGATCGCGACAGTAGCCGTACACGTCGGATTGCCGGAAATTGGTGGCGTAGTGCGTCGCCAAACTGCCCAGCAATACCGAGTTGTGGCGGTCTTGGGCGATCAATTCATCCAGGCGCTGTTTGAACGCGTCGAATTGACGCGTTTTATACAAACACAACAACACCCGCTCTTGAGCGTCGGCGAAATCCGACGCCGAGAAGTAAGGGATCGCCTGCTCGAACTGTCCTCCCAAACAATAACTCTCGCCCAGATTGTAATTGGCACGGCCGTGATCGGGATTGGCTTGCAGCGCGGCGCGGTAACAACGCACCGCTTCCTCCATGTTGCCTTGGTCGCGGTAAATTTCACCCAGGTCGTTCCAGGCGTCGGCGAATTGCGGATCCAGGCGCAACGCTGCTTTGAAAGCGTCGATGGCTTGGCCGTGCGCGCCCTGGTCGTAAAGATTGGTGCCGAGATTGAAATAGCCCAGCGCATCGGCATTGATCTCCAGGGCTTTGCGGTAACACTGCTCGGCCGCTTTCAGGTCGCCAAGCGTTTGCAGCACCGCGCCCCAATTGGCCCAAGCCTGGTAATAACCGGGTTGTTGCTCGACGGCTGTTCGATAATGCTTGGCCGCATCCTGCCATTGGTTTTGCTGCTGCAACAGCGCGCCCAAATTGAAATGCGCAACGGTCAGATCCGGCTTGATTTGTAGCGCCTTGCGGTAAGCGGCGATGGCGCCTTTGGCGTCGTTGAGTTGGGTATAAATCGCGCCGAGGTTGAAATGGATTTCGGCGATATTGGGATCGATGGCGATCATCTTGCGGAAGCTGGCCGCCGCCTCGCGCAACTTGCCTTGTAGCTGTTGGCACATGCCCAGCAAATTCAGCAGCGGCAAGGATTTGGGGTAGGCGTTCAACAAGCCTTGCGCCCTGATTTCCGCCAACGGGATTTGGCCGGCCTGGTACAGTTGATGGATGGCCTGTAATTCCGCCGGTTGCGGTTGTTTGGGCTGGGCTTTCATCGTCAGTCGATACCTGTGTGCTGGTTACAGGTGGTTGAGCGGCAAACTCGCCGCCGGCAACCGCCAGGCCGCAAGACCTGGCGGCAAACGGATTTAACGCACCACTTCGCGCTGTTTCAATGTGGCGTAAATGTCGTCGACGCTCATTTGATCGGCGTCGAAGGCCAAATCGGCGGCATCGGCTGCCAAACCTACCGCCAAGCAGATCAAACCAGCGTTTTTAATCGCGGCGGCCAATCCCGAATCGGCTTGCTCCAATACCGTCGCGGCGTGACCGGTGTCGAACAGGCGACGCTCCAGATGATAAGCCATGGTTTTGGCATCAGCGCCAGCGAGGGCGACGATGGTGGCGGTTTGGCCGAAGCGGCTGGCGCGTTCCTCAGCAGTGACCGGCGCCCATTCGTCCTTGCTGGCATCGCCGACGATCATGCCGGCGCCAACGGTGACGTTGGTCAAACGGTCGATGATGATGAACGAGCCGGTGGCTTTATTGCGCTTATAGGGTTCGAACACCACTGGCGCGTTGACCGCCACGGTGCATAAGCCGATTTCGTTCAGTTTCAATTCGTCGGCGTCGTGGTGTTCCAAGGTGTTGACGTCGATGCGATGGTGAATCGTCGCCACCGAACCGGACACGCTGCGGGTGGCCAGTTTGATCACGTACTGGCGACCGGGCAGCATGGCTTGTTCGGTCATCCAGACAATGTTGGCCTTGAATTTATCGGCGACGCTGGGTGTGGTTTGTTGCTGGCCCAGGATGACGTCGCCTCGGCTGATGTCGATCTCGTCATTCAGCGTCAAGGTCACGGCCATGCCGGCGAAAGCTTGTTGCAGATCGCCGTCGAAAGTCACGATCGATTTAATCGTGCTGGTTTTGCCGGACGGCAGCGCGGTAATCGCATCTCCCTTATGAAAAATACCCGACGCCACGGTACCGCAGAAGCCGCGGAAATCAAGATTCGGCCGGTTGACGTACTGCACCGGAAAGCGGGCGTCGTCGAAATTATGGTCGCTGGCGATTTCGATGCTATTCAGCAATTCCATCATCGGCAGGCCGCTGAACCAAGGCATATTGGCGCTGGGGTTGACGACGTTGTCGCCGTCCAAAGCCGACATCGGAATGAAATGGATATCATGCAAATCCAGATGTTTGACGAAAGTCATGTAGTCGTCGCGAATCTTTTCGAAGGTTTCCTGGCTGTAGCCGACCAAGTCCATTTTGTTGACCGCGACAATGATGTGCTTGATGCCCAGCAGCGAGGCGATGAAACTGTGGCGCTTGGTCTGGGTTTGCACACCGTAGCGGGCGTCGATCAGGATCACCGCCAAATCGCAGGTCGAGGCGCCGGTGGCCATGTTGCGCGTATATTGCTCGTGGCCGGGGGTGTCGGCGATGATGAATTTGCGGGTCGAGGTCGAGAAATAACGGTAAGCGACGTCGATGGTGATGCCCTGCTCGCGCTCGGCCTGCAGACCGTCGACCAACAAAGCCAAATCGATCTTGCCGGCGCCGGTGGTGCCGGACTTGACGCTATCGGCCTGCACCGCGGCCAACTGGTCTTCGTAAATCATTTTCGAGTCGTGCAACAAGCGGCCGATCAAGGTACTCTTGCCGTCGTCGACGTTGCCGCAGGTCAAAAATCGCAGCAACTCCTTGCGTTCGTGTTGCGCCAAATAGGCGTTGATGTCGGTGGCGATGAGGTCGGATTGGTGGGACATGGGTTTCCTGAATGCCTAAATTTGTTCGAAAGTTGTATTACGCGCAATGCTGTTTTAAAAAGTCAGCCAGTTCTTCGCGACTGACTTGCCGGGTTGCCGTACTAATAACCCAGTCGTAAAACTGAGTGTCGTCCATCGTTGGTTGTTTTTGGTTGGCGACCAGAAACACCAGCATGCAGGCGGCCGCTACCCGCTTGTTGCCGTCCAGAAACGGATGGTTGTTGGCTAGCGAATAGCAATATTGAGCGGCGGTCTGAAATATATCGCCGCTGTAGTGCCAAGTCTGTCGTGCCGCACCAAGCGCCGATTCCAACAGCGCTTCGTCTCGAATACCCAAAGCACCGCCAAAGCGTTCTATCTGTTGACGATGTATCTGTAACGCCAATGCTTTCGAGATGAAAAACAACTCGGCCATCTATTGGGCCAGCTTGGCAAACGCATCGGCGTACTGGCTCATTAACTGCTGATGAATTTGTAGGGCTTGTGCTTCAGTCACGCGCTGGTCAGACTGTTGCTTCTTTTGTTTTTCTTCAAGAAACAGCACGAAATCCAGTACCTCGGCTTGCAGGCCGGGTTCGAGATTCACGAGGTGCTGCTGGATTTCTTCGTGCAGTTGCATGAAAGCTTCCACCGAGTTTTGCTGGTTGGCAAGGTTCCTGTTAAAAATACCCTTCGCGTTTTTTCTGTTCCATCGATCCGGCCTGATCGTGGTCGATCAAGCGGCCTTGACGCTCGGACGTGGTGGTCAGCAACATTTCTTGAATGATCTCCGGCAAGGTGGTTGCGGTCGATTCGACGGCGCCGGTCAGCGGGTAGCAGCCCAGGGTACGGAAGCGCACCATTTTCATTTCGACTTTGTCTTCGGGGCCGATCGGCATCCGGTCGTCGTCGACCATGATCAACATGCCATCCTTATTGACCACCGGGCGCTCTTTGGCGAAGTACAGCGGGACGATGGGGATGTTTTCCAGATGGATGTATTGCCAGATGTCCAATTCAGTCCAGTTGGATAGCGGAAATACCCGAATCGATTCGCCCTTGTCGATCTTGCCGTTATAGATGTTCCAAAGCTCCGGGCGCTGGTTTTTTGGGTCCCAGCGGTGGTTCTTGTCACGAAACGAGTAAACCCGCTCCTTGGCGCGGGATTTTTCCTCGTCGCGGCGGGCGCCGCCGAAAGCCGCATCAAACTGGTATTTGTTCAAGGCTTGTTTCAGCGCATCGGTTTTCATGACGTCGGTATGCTTCTTACTACCGTGGGTGAACGGGCCAATGCCTTGGGCAACGCCTTCCTGATTGATATGGACGATCAGGTCCCAGCCCAGATCTTTGGCCATGTTGTTCCGAAACTCGATCATTTCCCGGAATTTCCAGGTGGTATCGACGTGCAACAACGGAAACGGCGGTTTGCCGGGAAAGAAGGCTTTGCGGGTCAGATGCAGCATGACCGCCGAGTCCTTGCCGATGGAATAGAGCATGACGGGCTTTTCGAATTCCGCTGCCACTTCGCGGATGATGTGGATACTTTCGGCTTCGAGCTGTTTCAGGTGGGTCAGTTTATAATCGGTCATCAATTATCCGGGGCGCGCGGCCTGTTTGCATGCAAAGGTTAGTGCGCTATTTTAATGGCAAACCCCTATCGACGCCATCGGCAAAGCTTATGAGACAGTACCACGGCTTGGAAACTCTACGGGCGGCAATCTCCGGCCGGCCGACACTGGCAAAGTTGGCGGAATGCTTACTGGATGACCTGCGCGAATGCCGTTGCACGATATTCGGCAGCATTGGTGACGACGACCGCGTCGTGCTGGCCGAGCTGAGCTTGGAAGCCGATACGCTGCTTTACGAACACTTCGAACAACGCCTCGACTTGCAGGTGGCAGGGCCGATTTTGCGCGACGATTGCGTGCCGCTGACCTTTCGTTTGGCCGGCGAGCGATTTGCGGTGACAGGCCGCTGTTCGGCTTTACCGCACGTCTGCGGCCGGGATTTGTATCTGAGCCGTTACAGCGGCCAGATTGGCGACATTGCCCGGCAACGTTTTCAAATTCCGCTGAAACAATTGCCGTAACAAATCAGTTCAAGCGTGACTTTTTGCCCAGCGCACGATGTCTTGGGCTGACGTCGCCCCGGCCTGGCGGACGATTTCGCGGCCGCCCTTGAACAGAATCAGCGTCGGGATGCTGCGGATCTGGTAATGCGCGCTCAACTCGACCTGCGCTTCGGTGTCGATTTTTCCCAGGCGCATCGTCGGTTCCAATAAGCCGGCCGCCTGGGCAAAGGCCGGCGCCATCATCCGGCAGGGCCCGCACCAAGCCGCCCAAAAATCCACTAGCAGCGGTATCTCGCTAGAACGCAGATGTTTGTCGAAATTGGCGGCGGTCAATTCCAGCGGATGGCCGGTAAACAGCGCTTGATGGCATTGGCCGCATTTTGGATGCTGAGCCAGCCGCGCGGCAGGCAGGCGGTTGATGGCCGCGCAATGCGGGCAGGCTAAGTGAATCGATTCGCTCATTTTTGGCCTCGGAATAGGGACGGCTAACCTTCGCGGCGGCGAAGGGATTGCCGCTTAAACTTAGGGCGGTGCTGCTAAAAACAAGAGGCCGATCGAAATTATCGCCACAAACCGCCGATTCGCCAGCGCGGCGCCCGCCGTGCCGGAATTACGCGGTAACCCAGTAACGGTGCATAGTCCAGCCAGTGACTCGGCGCCGCCGGCACCAAGGCCTGTAGCCGACGAATCCGTTCTTCGGTTGGCGGATGGGTGCGCAGCCAGGACGGTTCCGGGTTACCCCAACCGGGAAACAACACGGCCAGCCAGCCCTTGCTGGCTTGTTCGATATGGGCCAGCGCTTGCGCCAAACCCAGCGGGTCGCCGGTCAGCATGGCCGCATTCAAATCGGCGTCGTATTCGCGAGTGCGGGACAAGCCCAGTTGCGCCAGCAGAGCCAAGTGCGGCGAAAACAACAATAGCAGTATCGCCGGCCAGTTGAACTCGAATACGACATCGGCAAGCAGCATGGCCGGAATACTTAGCAGTAGAAACAATTGCCCTAAACTCGCAAACACCGCAGTGATGCGGCTAACCGCATCAGCCAGACTCATCACCCGCAAATCGTTGTTGGCAATATGCGAGATTTCGTGGGCCAACACACCCGCCAGTTCTCGGGTCGATAGGCGCTGCAACAGGCTGTCGCTCAGCGCGATCGCCGATTGCTTGCGGCTGCCCACGGCAAAGGCGTTGATGACCGGACTGGGGAAGAAGTAAGGCGTCGGTGCGCGGGTCAGTTCGGCACGTTCGGCCAGCGTTTCCAGCATTTGCCAAAGTACCGGGGCCTCTTGCGGATAAATCGGCCGGGCCCGATAGAAACTCAAGGTCAGACGCCAAGCGGTGCTGGGTGTAATCAACAAACCGAAGCCGGCCGCCGCCAGGGCCATCCAGATACCGTCGTCGCCGAATAACAGACTGCCGGCCAGCGCGCAAATACCCAACAACGCGGCAACCAATAAAACGGTTTGCAGCCGATTCAGCCAGCGATGGCTGCGGCGAATAGCGCGATTCATGACTACTCCAAGCCGGCGCGGCGGAGACGACGCCGCAGGTCGTCGATTTCTTCCTGCATGTCGGCGACCAGCGCGGCCAGTTCCGGTATCGCCTCGAATTGGCGCTCAATGGCGGCGATACGCTTTACCCGCAGCAGCGTGGCACTGGAGAAACGCCACTCTTCGCCGTGTCGGCTTGGCGTCAGCAAGCCCTCGGCAACGTGGTGGCTGATCCATTCGTGGTCCACCGCGGCCAACGCGGCAAGCTGCCGTAACGTCAGGCCGTGCTCTTCAAGAATGGCGTCTATGGCGATGGCGGTCAACGATCCGGACATGACTCAGCTCCCGTGTGCGGCGCGCGGATCGAAAGCCAATTCGCGCGCCATGGCTTGGTAAAGTTCTCTGGCTTTGGCGGTGTTGGCCGGCGGCAGCACCACGTGTATATCCAGCAGCAAATCGCCGGGCGTCGCGCTGGGGATACCCTTGCCGCGCACGCGCAATTGCTGGCCGCTCTGGGTACCCTCCGGAATCCGCACTTTCAATCCGGTCTCGAACAAATTGACCGGCAACACCGCGCCGAGTGCCGCTTCCCATGGCGTCACCGCCAAAGTCATATGCAGATTGTTACCGTCGACGCGCAATTGCGGATGCGGATTGAAATGGACTTCCAGCAACAGGTCGCCGGACTTGCCGTGGCCCACGCCCGGCGAGCCCTGACCGGCCAGGCGAATGATCTGGCCTTCGTAGACGCCCCTGGGGATTTTGACGTTCAAGGTGCGGGTGTTCAGTGTAACGTGGCCGCCGGCATCCATCGCCGGCACCCGCAAACTGATCTGACGAGTGGCGCCGCGGAAAGCATCCTCAATGTCGAGCAACACTTTGGCATGATGATCCTCGCCCTGGGCCTGAAAACTACCGGCGTGGGCTTCGAACGGACCGCCGCGGCCGCGCGCGCCCATGCGGCCGAACAACTGGCTGAAAAAATCGCCGAAATCCGCCGTATCGCCGCTGGAAAACTCGAAGCCGGCGTCCCAGTTCGGCGGCGGATGAAACTCCTGGCCGGAACGGTAACCGCGGCCGAGCTGATCGTAGGCCGCGCGTTTCTCGGTGTCGGACAAGACGGCATATGCCTCGTTGACTTCCTTCATCCGCGCTTCGGCATCCGGCTCTTTGGAAATGTCCGGATGGTATTTACGGGCCAATTTACGATAGGCCTTTTTGATATCGGCCAAAGCCGCATCGCGGCCGACGCCCAAAATCTGGTAATAATCTTTGTATTGCACGCCACGCCTCCAGTGACTGAAGCCGCCAAACTCAGCTGAGCCGGGTTCTTATAAACGATAGCGAACGGGTGGACAATCGGCAAATGCGGACCACCCTCCTCCCGGCTCGATCATCGAGAAATGAAATGTCGGCCATTCAGGTAAAAATCAAGAGTCTGGCTTGAAGCGCAAACGGCTTGAACCAATCGGATCAGCACCCATCTTACGCAGCAATTCTTT comes from the Methylomonas sp. EFPC3 genome and includes:
- a CDS encoding site-specific integrase, which encodes MATFRKRGSGSWQARIQRKGHPDLTKSFGTKAEAQTWARQIEAEIDRGNYSAPAPIETDGTTLRDLLCRYLELITPKKKGAIHEGHRVKSWINSPIANKPLAEIKSSDFAKWRDERLGKELSPNTVRLDLAVISNVYSIARTEWGFESLANPIKLIKLPKLPNGRTRRLTPEELRKLIQALEYTQEVHQIVQLAVETGMRRSELLGMTWENVDTAKRVVLLPDTKNGDSREVPLSSRALEVLNSVGVKTEGPVFTTKPDSVSQAFSRACKRANLKDLRFHDLRHEATSRLFEKGLNTMEVSAITGHKTLSMLKRYTHLKASDLALRLG
- a CDS encoding tetratricopeptide repeat protein, with product MKAQPKQPQPAELQAIHQLYQAGQIPLAEIRAQGLLNAYPKSLPLLNLLGMCQQLQGKLREAAASFRKMIAIDPNIAEIHFNLGAIYTQLNDAKGAIAAYRKALQIKPDLTVAHFNLGALLQQQNQWQDAAKHYRTAVEQQPGYYQAWANWGAVLQTLGDLKAAEQCYRKALEINADALGYFNLGTNLYDQGAHGQAIDAFKAALRLDPQFADAWNDLGEIYRDQGNMEEAVRCYRAALQANPDHGRANYNLGESYCLGGQFEQAIPYFSASDFADAQERVLLCLYKTRQFDAFKQRLDELIAQDRHNSVLLGSLATHYATNFRQSDVYGYCRDPMAFVQHTRIAELTEPGSALLNQLLDDVKHLAIAERKQGRLYYGMQSAGNLLQRPEASFQQLATLIRAKVKAYQQHFAGSDDALIRLFPKTLEFASSWYLRMDQGGYLTSHIHEEGWISGCVYLQLPDKCNNHEGSFEYGTDGDDYPRLHDDFPTQIVDQKVGDLVLFPSSLFHRTIPFNSDQERICIAFDIKPGR
- the cysN gene encoding sulfate adenylyltransferase subunit CysN, which encodes MSHQSDLIATDINAYLAQHERKELLRFLTCGNVDDGKSTLIGRLLHDSKMIYEDQLAAVQADSVKSGTTGAGKIDLALLVDGLQAEREQGITIDVAYRYFSTSTRKFIIADTPGHEQYTRNMATGASTCDLAVILIDARYGVQTQTKRHSFIASLLGIKHIIVAVNKMDLVGYSQETFEKIRDDYMTFVKHLDLHDIHFIPMSALDGDNVVNPSANMPWFSGLPMMELLNSIEIASDHNFDDARFPVQYVNRPNLDFRGFCGTVASGIFHKGDAITALPSGKTSTIKSIVTFDGDLQQAFAGMAVTLTLNDEIDISRGDVILGQQQTTPSVADKFKANIVWMTEQAMLPGRQYVIKLATRSVSGSVATIHHRIDVNTLEHHDADELKLNEIGLCTVAVNAPVVFEPYKRNKATGSFIIIDRLTNVTVGAGMIVGDASKDEWAPVTAEERASRFGQTATIVALAGADAKTMAYHLERRLFDTGHAATVLEQADSGLAAAIKNAGLICLAVGLAADAADLAFDADQMSVDDIYATLKQREVVR
- a CDS encoding type II toxin-antitoxin system death-on-curing family toxin — protein: MAELFFISKALALQIHRQQIERFGGALGIRDEALLESALGAARQTWHYSGDIFQTAAQYCYSLANNHPFLDGNKRVAAACMLVFLVANQKQPTMDDTQFYDWVISTATRQVSREELADFLKQHCA
- the cysD gene encoding sulfate adenylyltransferase subunit CysD yields the protein MTDYKLTHLKQLEAESIHIIREVAAEFEKPVMLYSIGKDSAVMLHLTRKAFFPGKPPFPLLHVDTTWKFREMIEFRNNMAKDLGWDLIVHINQEGVAQGIGPFTHGSKKHTDVMKTDALKQALNKYQFDAAFGGARRDEEKSRAKERVYSFRDKNHRWDPKNQRPELWNIYNGKIDKGESIRVFPLSNWTELDIWQYIHLENIPIVPLYFAKERPVVNKDGMLIMVDDDRMPIGPEDKVEMKMVRFRTLGCYPLTGAVESTATTLPEIIQEMLLTTTSERQGRLIDHDQAGSMEQKKREGYF
- the trxC gene encoding thioredoxin TrxC encodes the protein MSESIHLACPHCAAINRLPAARLAQHPKCGQCHQALFTGHPLELTAANFDKHLRSSEIPLLVDFWAAWCGPCRMMAPAFAQAAGLLEPTMRLGKIDTEAQVELSAHYQIRSIPTLILFKGGREIVRQAGATSAQDIVRWAKSHA
- a CDS encoding zinc metalloprotease HtpX, coding for MNRAIRRSHRWLNRLQTVLLVAALLGICALAGSLLFGDDGIWMALAAAGFGLLITPSTAWRLTLSFYRARPIYPQEAPVLWQMLETLAERAELTRAPTPYFFPSPVINAFAVGSRKQSAIALSDSLLQRLSTRELAGVLAHEISHIANNDLRVMSLADAVSRITAVFASLGQLFLLLSIPAMLLADVVFEFNWPAILLLLFSPHLALLAQLGLSRTREYDADLNAAMLTGDPLGLAQALAHIEQASKGWLAVLFPGWGNPEPSWLRTHPPTEERIRRLQALVPAAPSHWLDYAPLLGYRVIPARRAPRWRIGGLWR
- a CDS encoding chaperone modulator CbpM, with the translated sequence MSGSLTAIAIDAILEEHGLTLRQLAALAAVDHEWISHHVAEGLLTPSRHGEEWRFSSATLLRVKRIAAIERQFEAIPELAALVADMQEEIDDLRRRLRRAGLE
- a CDS encoding DnaJ C-terminal domain-containing protein gives rise to the protein MQYKDYYQILGVGRDAALADIKKAYRKLARKYHPDISKEPDAEARMKEVNEAYAVLSDTEKRAAYDQLGRGYRSGQEFHPPPNWDAGFEFSSGDTADFGDFFSQLFGRMGARGRGGPFEAHAGSFQAQGEDHHAKVLLDIEDAFRGATRQISLRVPAMDAGGHVTLNTRTLNVKIPRGVYEGQIIRLAGQGSPGVGHGKSGDLLLEVHFNPHPQLRVDGNNLHMTLAVTPWEAALGAVLPVNLFETGLKVRIPEGTQSGQQLRVRGKGIPSATPGDLLLDIHVVLPPANTAKARELYQAMARELAFDPRAAHGS